From the Leptolyngbya sp. O-77 genome, one window contains:
- the gmd gene encoding GDP-mannose 4,6-dehydratase codes for MSERKRALITGITGQDGSYLSELLLEKGYEVHGIIRRTSTFNTDRIDHIYEDPHSESARLFLHYGDLTDGTTLRRILEQVQPHEIYNLGAQSHVRVSFDAPEYTADAVGMGTLRILEALRDYQQRTGNEVRFYQAGSSEMYGKVQAVPQSESTPFYPRSPYACAKVYAHWQTVNYRESYGLFACNGILFNHESPRRGETFVTRKITRAVARIVAGQQQKLYMGNLDAKRDWGYAKDYVQAMWLMLQQEQPDDYVVATGETHEVREFLELAFGYVNLNWQDYVEFDERYLRPAEVDLLIGDPSKAKTQLGWQPSVSFEQLVYLMVEADLKALGLIPLNGNSAQPVLDHATIRQTAGSSTSL; via the coding sequence ATGTCAGAGCGGAAACGGGCACTGATCACAGGAATCACAGGACAAGACGGGTCGTATCTGAGCGAGTTACTTTTAGAAAAAGGATACGAAGTCCACGGCATCATCCGCCGCACCTCCACCTTCAACACCGACCGCATCGACCATATTTACGAAGATCCGCACAGCGAAAGCGCCCGCCTGTTTCTGCACTACGGCGACCTGACCGACGGCACCACCCTGCGGCGCATCCTCGAACAAGTGCAGCCCCACGAAATCTACAACCTAGGTGCCCAATCCCACGTGCGCGTCAGCTTCGATGCCCCCGAATACACCGCCGATGCCGTCGGCATGGGCACCCTGCGAATCCTGGAAGCCCTGCGCGACTACCAGCAGCGCACCGGCAACGAAGTGCGCTTCTACCAAGCTGGCTCCTCCGAAATGTACGGCAAAGTGCAAGCCGTGCCCCAAAGCGAAAGCACCCCCTTCTATCCCCGCAGCCCCTACGCCTGCGCCAAAGTCTACGCCCACTGGCAAACCGTCAACTACCGCGAATCCTACGGCTTATTTGCCTGCAACGGCATCCTGTTCAACCACGAATCGCCACGCCGGGGCGAAACGTTTGTCACCCGCAAAATCACCCGCGCCGTCGCCCGCATCGTCGCCGGACAGCAACAGAAACTCTACATGGGCAACCTGGATGCCAAACGCGACTGGGGCTACGCCAAAGACTACGTGCAAGCCATGTGGCTGATGCTGCAACAAGAACAGCCCGACGACTATGTCGTCGCCACTGGCGAAACCCATGAAGTGCGGGAATTCCTGGAACTCGCCTTCGGCTACGTCAACCTCAACTGGCAAGACTACGTCGAGTTCGACGAACGCTACCTGCGCCCCGCCGAAGTTGACCTGCTGATTGGCGACCCCAGCAAAGCCAAGACCCAACTCGGCTGGCAGCCCAGCGTCAGCTTCGAGCAGTTGGTCTACCTGATGGTGGAAGCCGACCTCAAAGCCCTGGGACTGATCCCGCTCAACGGCAACAGCGCCCAGCCCGTCCTCGACCACGCCACCATTCGGCAAACCGCAGGCAGCAGCACGTCGCTGTAA
- a CDS encoding GDP-L-fucose synthase family protein, whose product MPLSFSNQRILVTGGAGFLGKQVVDQLVKAGADPAKITVPRSRDYDLTQMEACRRAVDQQDIVIHLAAHVGGIGLNREKPAELFYDNLMMGAQLIHAAYEAGVKKFTCVGTICAYPKFTPVPFKEDDLWNGYPEETNAPYGVAKKALLVQLQAYRQQYGFDGIYLLPVNLYGPEDNFDPRSSHVIPALIRKVHEAQLRGDRTIPVWGDGSPTREFLYSTDAARGIVMGTQFYEESEPVNLGTGYEISIKDLITLICELMGYDGELVWETDKPNGQPRRCLDTQRAMDKFGFVAEVEFRQGLKNTIEWYRLHAA is encoded by the coding sequence ATGCCCCTCTCCTTCTCCAACCAACGGATTCTCGTCACGGGCGGTGCCGGGTTCCTCGGCAAGCAAGTGGTTGACCAACTGGTCAAAGCTGGTGCTGACCCCGCCAAGATTACGGTGCCCCGTTCTCGCGACTATGACCTGACTCAGATGGAGGCGTGCCGTCGCGCCGTTGACCAGCAGGACATTGTGATTCACCTGGCGGCTCATGTGGGCGGCATCGGGCTGAATCGGGAAAAGCCTGCGGAACTGTTCTACGACAACCTGATGATGGGGGCGCAACTGATTCATGCGGCGTATGAAGCGGGGGTCAAAAAGTTTACCTGCGTGGGCACGATTTGCGCCTATCCCAAGTTCACCCCGGTGCCGTTCAAAGAAGACGACCTGTGGAATGGCTATCCCGAAGAAACCAATGCCCCCTATGGCGTGGCCAAGAAGGCGCTGCTGGTGCAGCTTCAGGCGTATCGGCAGCAGTATGGCTTTGATGGCATCTATCTCCTGCCGGTGAATCTATATGGGCCAGAGGATAATTTTGACCCGCGCAGTTCTCATGTGATTCCGGCGTTGATTCGCAAGGTGCATGAGGCGCAGTTGCGGGGCGATAGGACGATTCCGGTGTGGGGTGATGGTTCGCCGACGCGGGAGTTTCTCTATTCCACTGATGCGGCGCGGGGCATTGTCATGGGGACGCAGTTCTATGAGGAGAGTGAGCCTGTGAATTTGGGCACTGGCTATGAAATCTCTATTAAGGACTTGATTACTCTGATTTGTGAGCTGATGGGCTATGACGGGGAACTGGTTTGGGAGACGGATAAGCCCAATGGGCAGCCCCGCAGGTGTCTCGATACGCAACGGGCGATGGATAAGTTTGGCTTTGTGGCAGAGGTGGAGTTCCGCCAAGGCTTGAAAAATACGATTGAGTGGTATCGGCTGCACGCGGCGTAG
- a CDS encoding tetratricopeptide repeat protein, with translation MGTSVDITAANFADEVVQKSYEKPVLVDFFATWCGPCQLLKPMLEKLSQEYDFVLAKVDIDQNPDLANAYGVEGVPDVRIVVDGAMQNGFVGVLPEPQLRELLGKLNLHSTLEQGLAEIRAARAAGDVNQVKQRFADLIQAYPTDARLMLEAAEFLVSQGQIESAEKLLSPIPETDKDLFRRAQAVRGLIAFHRDLTSPAEPGELEAKYRQAEQHALEGNYEAAFTGFLEIVASDRKFRQDGARKAMIVLFDLLGDDHPLTRSYRKQLMQTMY, from the coding sequence ATGGGCACTTCTGTTGACATTACGGCTGCCAACTTCGCTGATGAAGTTGTGCAAAAATCTTACGAAAAACCCGTTCTGGTGGACTTTTTTGCAACCTGGTGCGGGCCCTGTCAATTGCTCAAGCCGATGCTCGAAAAGCTGTCGCAGGAGTATGACTTTGTGCTGGCAAAGGTGGATATTGACCAAAATCCTGACCTGGCGAATGCCTACGGTGTAGAAGGCGTGCCCGACGTGCGAATTGTGGTGGACGGCGCGATGCAGAATGGCTTTGTCGGCGTGCTGCCAGAACCGCAGTTGCGCGAGCTATTGGGCAAGCTGAATTTGCACTCGACGCTGGAGCAAGGGCTGGCAGAGATTCGGGCGGCGAGGGCGGCGGGCGATGTAAACCAGGTGAAGCAACGGTTCGCAGACCTGATTCAGGCTTATCCGACCGATGCGCGGCTGATGCTGGAGGCGGCGGAGTTTTTGGTCAGCCAGGGGCAAATCGAGTCTGCCGAAAAGCTGCTGTCGCCGATTCCCGAAACCGATAAAGACCTGTTTCGTCGAGCGCAGGCGGTGCGCGGGCTAATTGCGTTTCATCGAGACTTGACTAGTCCTGCGGAACCAGGCGAACTGGAGGCGAAGTACCGTCAGGCAGAACAGCACGCGCTGGAAGGCAATTACGAAGCGGCGTTTACGGGCTTTCTGGAAATCGTGGCGAGCGATCGCAAGTTTCGGCAAGACGGGGCCCGCAAGGCAATGATCGTGCTGTTCGACCTGCTGGGCGACGACCACCCGCTGACCCGCAGCTATCGCAAACAGTTAATGCAGACCATGTATTGA
- a CDS encoding SDR family oxidoreductase, whose product MTEQPYVFLAGASRGVGFELACWLLQRGISTRTLLRLPPDTDGEASPARAELESLGAAIAIGDALDADAVNRAMQDAPFNAPPWAVVSTIGGVGPDGRRADFLGNKVLIDAAARAGVQKFVLVSSIGAGESAIALPPQVLQTLGPVLAEKEQAEQYLIASGLPYTIVRPGGLKSEPATGNAVLTPNVAIAGSIHRADVADLVGRCLFSDRVNGCILSAVDRGLLYGTAEFEIIPLEDFNPRG is encoded by the coding sequence ATGACCGAGCAACCTTATGTTTTTTTAGCAGGCGCTAGCCGGGGCGTTGGGTTTGAGCTGGCGTGCTGGCTCTTGCAGCGGGGCATTTCCACCCGGACGCTGCTGCGGCTGCCGCCGGATACGGATGGCGAAGCGTCGCCTGCGCGGGCAGAATTGGAGTCTTTGGGAGCGGCGATCGCCATTGGGGATGCGCTGGATGCCGATGCGGTGAACCGCGCCATGCAGGATGCCCCCTTTAATGCGCCGCCGTGGGCGGTGGTGAGTACGATTGGCGGGGTTGGGCCGGACGGGCGGCGGGCTGATTTTTTGGGCAACAAAGTGCTGATTGACGCGGCGGCGCGGGCGGGCGTGCAGAAATTTGTGCTGGTGTCGTCGATTGGTGCGGGAGAGAGTGCGATCGCCCTGCCGCCCCAGGTCTTGCAAACGCTGGGGCCGGTGCTGGCAGAAAAAGAGCAGGCAGAGCAATACCTGATAGCCAGCGGGCTGCCGTATACCATCGTGCGGCCGGGCGGACTGAAGTCGGAACCCGCGACGGGAAACGCCGTGCTGACACCCAATGTGGCGATCGCCGGGAGCATCCACCGGGCCGACGTGGCGGATCTGGTGGGGCGCTGCTTATTCTCTGATCGGGTCAACGGCTGCATCTTGTCGGCCGTCGATCGCGGGCTGCTGTATGGCACTGCGGAGTTTGAAATCATACCGCTGGAAGACTTCAATCCTAGGGGCTGA
- a CDS encoding TolC family protein has product MRSLSFFLSATVSVTATLFSAEAIRAEAQLPSQPSLETASGSAPDGGETSQSLAPSPSVRPALARRRQQADRAAAWDTLAELAGVRQDALGARGVSETNGTMAIAQPAEPQKAIARLAAGNRLDDEGRSPAATTSETPLQVAQTEPVPFPPAADPEPAPAQPIAPAEVPATPAEPDTEARPLQPITNTFTDGFPENLEPRPNPLLFPTRPEEVRTGEPQPITLQQAIELARRNNRQLQIAELELEQARAQLQEARAANLPTAQLEADLTFTENTDRPQPSIFNPNPPQESDITTSLGGSVRIDYDLFTSGQRSATIRAAEGQVRLRELEVERLSEQLRLDVSNDFYDVQEADENVRIAQDTVRQAEQSLRDALALEQAGVGTRFDVLQAQVELANAQQELVQALSDQQTNRRRLVRRLDLSQTVNLVAADAVAPAEDWTLSLEESIVLAYKNRAELEQQLVQRDIAQRQRRAALATLGPQVALFGQYQFENPTNDQNSDFRDIYQFGVRASMTLFDGGRARAQARQQELNMAIAEASFADNRDAIRLEVEQSFYSLQANRTNISTAEAGVEQARESLRLARLRFQAGVGTQTEVLQAQTDLTRAEANLVRAVLGYNRSLVALQRAISNLPDGYLAEDPLGRGDRIRNTR; this is encoded by the coding sequence ATGCGATCGCTCTCATTTTTTTTGTCTGCTACCGTTAGCGTTACCGCGACCCTGTTCTCTGCCGAAGCCATCCGCGCTGAGGCCCAGCTTCCGTCCCAGCCATCCCTGGAGACTGCATCGGGGAGCGCGCCTGATGGTGGCGAAACCTCCCAGTCCCTAGCCCCGTCTCCCTCGGTTCGACCCGCGCTAGCGCGACGCAGGCAGCAGGCAGACCGAGCCGCCGCTTGGGACACTCTGGCAGAACTGGCAGGGGTTCGACAAGACGCTTTAGGTGCAAGAGGCGTAAGCGAGACAAACGGAACGATGGCGATCGCCCAGCCCGCTGAACCCCAAAAGGCGATCGCCCGGCTGGCTGCTGGTAATCGACTCGATGACGAGGGGCGATCGCCAGCCGCAACCACATCTGAAACGCCTCTACAGGTTGCCCAGACCGAGCCAGTTCCCTTTCCCCCCGCCGCAGATCCTGAGCCTGCTCCGGCTCAACCCATCGCTCCTGCTGAAGTTCCAGCAACTCCAGCAGAACCAGACACTGAAGCACGACCCCTCCAGCCCATTACGAATACTTTTACAGATGGCTTCCCGGAGAACCTGGAACCCCGTCCCAATCCTCTGCTGTTTCCCACTCGCCCCGAAGAAGTCCGCACTGGCGAACCGCAGCCGATTACCCTCCAGCAGGCGATTGAGCTAGCCCGACGCAACAACCGCCAGCTTCAAATTGCCGAACTGGAGCTAGAACAGGCCCGGGCGCAACTTCAAGAAGCCCGCGCTGCCAACTTGCCGACTGCTCAGCTTGAAGCCGACTTGACGTTTACAGAGAACACCGATCGCCCTCAGCCCTCTATCTTTAACCCCAATCCACCCCAGGAATCGGATATCACCACCAGCTTGGGAGGGAGCGTTCGGATTGACTACGACCTGTTTACCTCTGGGCAGCGCTCTGCGACGATTCGGGCAGCCGAAGGTCAGGTGCGACTGCGAGAGCTAGAGGTCGAGCGCCTATCTGAGCAACTACGCCTAGATGTGAGCAATGACTTTTACGATGTGCAGGAGGCGGATGAAAACGTCCGGATTGCTCAGGATACGGTGCGGCAGGCAGAGCAAAGCCTGCGGGATGCGCTGGCGCTTGAGCAGGCTGGTGTAGGGACTCGGTTTGATGTCTTGCAGGCACAGGTTGAGCTGGCCAATGCTCAGCAAGAACTGGTGCAGGCGCTGAGCGATCAGCAGACCAATCGACGGCGACTAGTACGCCGACTTGACCTGTCCCAAACGGTGAATCTGGTGGCGGCCGATGCGGTGGCTCCGGCCGAGGACTGGACGCTATCTCTGGAGGAGAGTATTGTCCTGGCCTACAAAAATCGAGCAGAACTGGAGCAGCAGTTAGTTCAGCGCGATATTGCCCAGCGGCAACGGCGGGCGGCTTTGGCTACGTTGGGGCCTCAGGTGGCGCTGTTTGGTCAATATCAGTTTGAAAATCCCACCAACGATCAAAACTCAGATTTTAGAGATATTTACCAATTTGGGGTACGGGCTTCGATGACGCTGTTTGATGGCGGCCGGGCCAGGGCGCAGGCTCGTCAGCAGGAACTGAATATGGCGATCGCCGAAGCGTCTTTTGCCGACAACCGCGATGCCATCCGGCTGGAAGTAGAGCAATCTTTTTACTCGCTTCAGGCCAACAGAACCAACATCAGTACCGCCGAAGCGGGTGTGGAACAGGCGCGAGAATCGCTGCGACTGGCGCGTCTCCGGTTTCAGGCAGGCGTGGGCACTCAGACTGAGGTGCTGCAAGCCCAAACTGATCTGACGCGGGCAGAGGCAAACCTGGTGCGGGCAGTGTTGGGCTACAACCGCTCTTTGGTCGCGCTCCAGCGGGCGATTAGCAACCTGCCCGACGGCTACCTGGCCGAAGATCCCCTGGGGCGGGGCGATCGCATTCGGAATACCCGATGA
- a CDS encoding peptide ABC transporter substrate-binding protein — protein sequence MFPKRWQRRLLPFLCSALLCLGLAIACDPSPPASQSPTASPAADASATTLKLLYWQAPTILNPHLSNGFKDSEASRITLEPLASYDAEGNLIPVLAAEVPTLENGGVAADGRSVIWKLKPGLTWSDGEPFSAADVVFTHQFITNPDVAAISAATYEIIESVEALDQTTVQITFKEPNPAWSNVFVGTEGMVLPRHSFAEYLGAKSREAPANLMPVGTGPYRVVEFKPGDVVIYEPNPNYRGADSLGFSRIELKGGGDAVSAARAVLQTGDVDFAYNLQVEAPILEQLSAAGRGEVVANFGSLMERILINFSDPNAEVDGERSHVSRPHPFLTDPAVRRALSLAIDREAIATQLYGRTGKPTANFLVAPASFSSPNTAYQFDLAAAQQALENAGWTDTNGDGIRDKNGVPLQLLFQTSVNPLRQKTQEILKQAWESIGFRVELRSIDASVFFDSSPTNPDNTGHFYADLQMYTTGNTNPDPGSYMKTYLCSEIAQKANNWSKDNVSRYCNPAYDALWQQVSSELDPDARRQIFIQMNDLLVNDIAVIPLVHRAETAGVGDRLAGVNLTPWDLNTWNIAEWQRK from the coding sequence ATGTTCCCAAAACGCTGGCAGCGCCGTCTGCTGCCATTTCTGTGTAGCGCTCTGCTGTGCCTGGGGCTGGCGATCGCCTGCGACCCTTCTCCACCCGCCTCCCAAAGCCCAACGGCTAGCCCCGCGGCAGATGCCTCTGCGACTACGCTCAAGCTGCTCTATTGGCAAGCACCGACGATTTTGAATCCGCATCTGTCTAATGGGTTCAAAGACTCGGAGGCCAGTCGCATTACGCTAGAGCCGCTGGCCAGCTACGATGCCGAGGGGAATCTGATTCCGGTGTTGGCGGCAGAAGTGCCCACGCTAGAAAATGGGGGCGTGGCGGCAGACGGCCGCTCCGTCATCTGGAAACTCAAGCCGGGGCTGACATGGTCAGACGGGGAGCCATTTTCGGCGGCGGATGTAGTGTTTACGCACCAGTTCATTACCAATCCAGACGTGGCGGCGATTTCGGCGGCGACCTACGAAATCATCGAGTCGGTGGAGGCGCTGGATCAGACGACTGTTCAGATCACCTTCAAAGAGCCGAATCCTGCCTGGAGTAACGTGTTTGTGGGCACTGAGGGGATGGTGCTGCCCCGCCACTCGTTTGCCGAATACTTGGGTGCAAAATCGCGCGAAGCCCCGGCCAACCTGATGCCTGTGGGCACGGGTCCCTACCGCGTGGTGGAATTCAAACCCGGCGACGTAGTGATTTATGAGCCAAACCCAAACTATCGCGGGGCAGATTCGTTGGGCTTTTCGCGCATCGAACTGAAGGGGGGCGGCGATGCGGTGTCGGCGGCGCGGGCGGTTCTGCAAACGGGCGACGTGGACTTTGCCTATAACCTGCAAGTGGAAGCGCCGATTCTGGAACAACTGTCAGCGGCAGGGCGCGGCGAGGTGGTGGCGAATTTTGGTTCGCTGATGGAGCGGATTTTAATCAACTTTTCTGATCCAAATGCGGAAGTGGACGGAGAGCGATCGCACGTCAGCCGTCCCCACCCGTTTCTTACAGACCCAGCCGTGCGGCGGGCGCTGAGCTTGGCAATTGATCGAGAGGCGATCGCCACCCAACTTTATGGCCGCACAGGCAAACCCACAGCTAACTTCCTGGTAGCCCCAGCATCCTTCAGTTCCCCCAACACCGCCTACCAGTTTGACCTAGCGGCCGCTCAGCAGGCGCTCGAAAACGCGGGCTGGACAGACACCAACGGCGACGGCATCCGCGACAAAAACGGCGTGCCCCTGCAACTGCTGTTTCAGACCTCCGTCAACCCGCTGCGCCAAAAGACCCAGGAAATCCTGAAGCAGGCATGGGAATCTATCGGTTTTCGGGTGGAGCTAAGAAGCATTGATGCCAGCGTTTTCTTTGACAGCAGCCCCACCAACCCCGACAACACGGGGCACTTTTACGCTGACCTGCAAATGTACACCACGGGCAACACCAACCCCGACCCTGGTTCCTACATGAAAACCTACCTTTGCAGCGAAATCGCCCAAAAAGCCAATAACTGGTCCAAAGATAATGTTTCTCGCTACTGCAACCCTGCCTACGATGCCCTGTGGCAGCAAGTGTCTAGCGAACTCGACCCGGACGCGCGACGGCAAATTTTTATCCAGATGAACGATCTGCTGGTCAACGATATCGCGGTCATTCCTCTGGTGCATCGGGCGGAAACCGCCGGGGTGGGCGATCGCCTTGCTGGGGTAAACCTGACCCCGTGGGATCTGAACACTTGGAACATTGCCGAATGGCAGCGGAAATAG
- a CDS encoding B12-binding domain-containing radical SAM protein, which produces MRALLLYPLFPKSFWSYDKALELIGRKVSLPPLSLITVAAILPQTWEFRLVDRNAGPETEADWDWADLVIISGMIVQKDDLLDLIREAKRRGKPVAVGGPYVTSVPDPALEAGADYLVLDEGEITLPMFVEALERGEPSGIFRANGEKPDVTTTPIPRFDLLNLDDYSEMSIQFSRGCPYQCEFCDIIVLYGRKPRTKTPAQLLAELQALYDQGWRRSIFIVDDNFIGNKRNVKLLLKELVPWMQERDYPFSFVTEASVDLAQDQELLDLMIAANFNAVFLGIETPDTDSLSLTQKFQNTRNPLIDAVKTINRSGLRVMAGFIIGFDGEKPGAGDRIINFVEATAIPQALFSMLQALPNTALSQRLEKEGRLINPDETASIHQTTLINFVPTRPIEDIAQEYIRCFWELYDPHRYLARVYRHFLEMRPSPNRKKKPTMLTPIEIRAMFILFWRQGIKRSTRWQFWRQLFSILRHNPRVYDHYLINCAHLEHFLDYRAIVRNEIESQLATYSPAELKQTALPASA; this is translated from the coding sequence ATGCGTGCCTTATTGCTCTATCCGCTCTTTCCCAAGTCCTTCTGGTCCTACGACAAAGCGCTGGAACTGATTGGGCGCAAGGTGTCTTTGCCGCCGCTCAGCCTGATCACCGTTGCGGCGATTTTGCCCCAAACCTGGGAATTTCGCCTGGTCGATCGCAATGCAGGCCCCGAAACCGAAGCCGATTGGGACTGGGCAGATTTGGTGATCATCTCCGGGATGATCGTGCAAAAAGATGACCTGCTGGATTTGATCCGGGAGGCAAAACGGCGCGGCAAGCCTGTCGCGGTTGGCGGGCCCTACGTCACCTCGGTGCCCGACCCGGCGCTGGAGGCAGGCGCGGACTATCTGGTGTTGGATGAGGGCGAAATTACCCTGCCGATGTTTGTGGAAGCGCTGGAGCGGGGTGAACCGTCCGGCATTTTTCGCGCCAACGGTGAAAAGCCCGATGTCACCACTACACCAATTCCTCGCTTTGACCTGCTGAATCTGGACGACTATAGCGAGATGTCGATTCAGTTTTCGCGCGGCTGTCCCTACCAGTGCGAATTCTGCGACATTATTGTGCTGTATGGCCGCAAGCCGCGCACCAAAACACCCGCCCAGCTTTTAGCGGAACTGCAAGCGCTGTATGACCAGGGCTGGCGGCGGTCGATTTTCATTGTGGATGACAACTTTATCGGCAACAAGCGCAACGTCAAGCTGCTGCTCAAGGAGCTAGTGCCCTGGATGCAGGAGCGCGACTATCCCTTTAGCTTTGTCACTGAGGCATCAGTCGATCTGGCGCAGGATCAGGAATTGCTGGATCTAATGATTGCGGCGAATTTCAACGCGGTGTTTCTGGGCATTGAAACACCGGACACCGATAGCCTCTCGCTAACGCAAAAGTTTCAAAACACCCGCAACCCGCTGATTGACGCAGTGAAAACGATTAACCGCTCTGGGCTGCGGGTGATGGCGGGCTTCATCATCGGGTTTGATGGCGAAAAACCGGGGGCGGGCGATCGCATCATCAACTTTGTGGAAGCCACTGCCATTCCCCAGGCGTTGTTCAGCATGTTGCAGGCCTTGCCCAATACCGCTCTATCCCAACGGCTCGAAAAAGAAGGGCGGCTGATTAATCCTGACGAAACCGCCAGCATCCACCAGACCACGCTGATCAACTTTGTGCCCACGCGCCCCATCGAGGACATCGCGCAGGAATATATCCGCTGTTTTTGGGAGCTGTATGACCCGCATCGCTACTTGGCGCGGGTCTATCGCCATTTTCTGGAAATGCGCCCCAGCCCTAACCGCAAGAAAAAGCCGACCATGCTCACGCCGATTGAGATCCGCGCCATGTTCATCCTGTTCTGGCGGCAGGGCATCAAGCGCAGCACCCGCTGGCAGTTCTGGCGACAACTCTTCTCTATCCTGCGCCACAATCCCCGCGTGTATGACCACTACCTGATCAACTGCGCCCACCTGGAGCATTTTCTAGATTATCGGGCGATCGTCCGAAATGAAATCGAATCGCAACTGGCGACCTATTCGCCCGCTGAGTTGAAGCAGACGGCGCTGCCTGCCTCTGCCTGA
- a CDS encoding nitrate ABC transporter ATP-binding protein (This model describes the ATP binding subunits of ATP-binding cassette (ABC) transporters for nitrate transport, or for bicarbonate transport, in bacteria and archaea.) — translation MQVITSSSPLSKIHSIARDMPLLSLENISKVYPTPNGPYTVLEDVNLSIQAGEFICVIGHSGCGKSTLLNMVSGFSTPTTGSVLLKGVPIVKPGPDRMVVFQNYSLLPWLTAFENVYLAVDSVYPEKPEAQKRAIARDHLAMVGLSDAMEKKPPQLSGGMKQRVAIARALSTRPEVLILDEPFGALDAITKEELQEELLTIWNEHRCTVLMITHDIDEALFLADRLVMMTNGPAAKIGEILTIPFVRPRDRDLIMEDPEYYKLRNYALDFLYNRFAHDDV, via the coding sequence ATGCAAGTTATCACCAGTTCTTCGCCGCTTTCCAAAATTCATTCCATTGCTAGAGATATGCCGCTTCTATCCCTTGAAAACATTAGTAAGGTCTATCCTACGCCTAACGGGCCCTACACCGTTCTTGAAGACGTGAACCTGTCGATTCAGGCGGGTGAATTTATCTGTGTCATTGGTCATTCAGGCTGCGGAAAATCAACCCTGCTGAATATGGTGTCGGGATTTAGCACGCCAACGACGGGCAGCGTGTTGCTCAAGGGTGTACCAATTGTGAAACCGGGGCCCGATCGGATGGTGGTGTTTCAGAACTATTCTTTGCTGCCCTGGCTGACGGCGTTTGAAAATGTCTATCTGGCAGTGGATTCAGTCTATCCTGAAAAGCCTGAGGCCCAGAAACGGGCGATCGCCCGTGACCACCTGGCAATGGTGGGGCTGTCCGACGCGATGGAGAAGAAGCCGCCCCAACTCTCTGGCGGCATGAAGCAGCGAGTGGCGATCGCCCGCGCCCTGTCCACCCGCCCAGAGGTGCTGATTCTGGATGAACCCTTCGGCGCACTGGATGCCATCACCAAAGAAGAATTGCAGGAAGAACTGCTGACGATCTGGAATGAGCATCGCTGCACGGTGTTGATGATCACCCACGACATTGACGAGGCGCTGTTCCTAGCCGATCGCCTGGTGATGATGACCAACGGCCCCGCTGCGAAAATCGGCGAAATTCTGACCATTCCCTTTGTGCGTCCCAGAGATCGCGACCTGATTATGGAAGATCCCGAATATTACAAGCTGCGAAATTATGCGCTGGATTTCCTCTACAACCGCTTCGCCCACGACGATGTATAG